Proteins found in one Brachypodium distachyon strain Bd21 chromosome 5, Brachypodium_distachyon_v3.0, whole genome shotgun sequence genomic segment:
- the LOC100827349 gene encoding autophagy-related protein 8C: MARSSFKLEHPLERRQAEATRIREKYPDRIPVIVEKAEKSDIPDIDKKKYLVPADLTVGQFVYVVRKRIKLSAEKAIFIFVKNTLPPTAALMSAIYEENKDEDGFLYMTYSGENTFGLLL, encoded by the exons ATGGCGAGGAGCTCGTTCAAGCTGGAGCACCCGCTAG AGAGGAGGCAGGCTGAGGCTACCCGCATAAGGGAGAAGTATCCTGACAGAATTCCT GTGATCGTTGAGAAGGCTGAGAAAAGTGATATTCCTGACATTGACAAGAAAAA ATACCTGGTGCCCGCTGATCTTACAGTTGGGCAATTTGTCTACGTTGTTCGCAAGCGGATCAAGCTCAGTGCTGAGAAGGCGATTTTCATCTTTGTGAAGAACACACTTCCACCAACAG CCGCTCTGATGTCTGCAATTTACGAGGAGAACAAGGACGAGGACGGATTCCTCTACATGACCTACAGCGGCGAGAACACCTTCGGGCTTCTTCTCTAG